In Dehalococcoidia bacterium, the sequence GCGGCGGAGGACGAGGGCGCGCATCTCACGGTAGTACTGGTGGGATAGCCGTCGGAACCGGTCGGTGAAATACGGGCCGAGGCCGTAGATCTGCACCTCTTTGTGGAAGGTGTCGGTTGTCTGAACAGTGGTCAGATAGCTCAGCAAGCGCCGCAGCGGCGACTGGCGACGCATCAGTTGGAAGCCCCACCAGCCATAGCGCGTGTTGGCGATGAACGCCGGGATCGGCGCGAGGAGGGCGACGAGCGCGATCGTCCACGAGAGGCTGAGCAGCAGCCCGATCATGGAGAGGAAGCCGATGGCAGCACGGACGAGGCCGAACATCTCGCTCACCATCTGGACAGGACGGAAAGCGACTTCGCGCTGCACTTGCTGGATCCGGTCGTAGAAGGTCGGGTCTTCGAAGGCGGCGAGGTCGAGCCGCTCAGCGTGCTCCATCACTTGAAGCTGGATGGTTTGCGCAACCCGATCTTGAAGCAGCTGCTGGCTGATATTGGCGAGCGTGCGCAGCAGGCTTCCGACGATGAGCACGCCCAACTGCGCCGCTACCAGCCAGACGGCTGTCTGAATGCGCTCGGGCGGCCCTCCCTCGATGATCGCGGCGGCGACAGCGTCGATCAGCAGCTTGCTCACCCAGACGTCGGCGGCGGGCTGGAGAGAGCGGAGAAGCGTCACCCCGACCAGCGCGCCGGTGAGGGGACGGCTTGTCGTCCAGACAAGACGAAGGACTTGGCGGCTGGCGCGGGCGGTTGCGCCAATGCGCCGGCGGAGCGGCAGCCGGGCGTTGGGCCCGGCATCGCGGCGCGAGAGAGCGGGCGCCCTGCCGTTACCCTCCATCACAACACCACTAGGCCCCGCCGCGCGCCGATTCGAACAGCGTCGGTTCGGCTTGTCGCGCCGAGGCGCCCCAAAATCGAAGCGACATGGAACTTCACCGTGTGCTCGCTGATCGCAAGGCGGCTGGCGATCGCTTTGTTCGAGAGCCCCATCGCAATCAGCTGCAGCACCTCGCGCTCGCGTGGGGTGAGCTCATCGCCGGCATCGTCGGAGGAGAGCACTGCCCTCCCGACAACCCGGCTCGCCATTTCGGGGTCAAGCGCGACAAGCCCGTTCGACACGGCGCGCACGGCTGCGGCCAAGCGCTCGCCGCTCGCATCGCGCGGGAGATAGCCCCACGGCCGTCCGCTCAGCGCCGCGATCAGCCGTCCCTCGTCGCTGACTGGCCCGAGCACGACAATCGGCTGGAGCGGCGCGACGGCTGCTCCCTCTTCAATCTCGGTCGTGCTCCCGGGGTCGAGGAGAAGAACGTCGCTCGCCGGGGCGAGCCGGTCGCGAGCCCACGACTCGAAGGTAGGCCAGGCGCCGGCAACCTCGACCCCCTCCTCAGCGAGCAGGGCGGTGAGCCCAGCGCGCACCGCTGGCCTTGCTGCGATAACGGTGACGCGCGCCACCTTAGGCTGCCGTCGGGGAGATGATGACATCCCGGAGCTGACCGCCGCGCAGCACGCGGAACCAGACAGGATCGGCCGGTCGGCGGGTCGAGAGCACGTGGACCATCTCGCGCGAGGCGGTAATGGGCTGCCCGTTCAGACCGATAACGATATCGCCGGGGAGCAGCCCCGCGCGGTCGGCGGGATAGCCAGCTGCCACCTCCGTCAGGATGACGGCGCTCGACTTTTCGAGGCCTGCCCAGCGAGCGAGAGGGCCAAGCTCGACGTCTCTCCCGACGATCCCGAGCCGAGGTGCTGTCGTTGCGGCGACCAGTCGGCAGACGAGGTGGACCGGCACGGCCAGCCCGCTGCCCGGCCCCGTCACCATGGCGTTGACGCCGATCACCCGACCGGCAGCATCGACCAAGGGGCCGCCGGAGTTTCCCGGCTGCAGAACAATGTTCGCTCGGATCAGTTCGCGCTGGCCGGGGCGGGGAGGCGCAGCTTGGCTGATGATCCCGATCGTCACGGCGCCTTTCATGCCGAAGGGGTTGCCGACCGCGATGACCAGCTGACCGACCCGGAGCCGCGTCGAGTCGCCGACCTGCGCGGTCGGCAGCCCCGAGAGGGGAACATCCGGCATGAGGATCGCGAGGTCGTTGCTTGGGTCACGCGCCTCGACATGAGCGGGGAAGCGTCTCCCGTCAGCCGTTTCGATCTCGGCGCGGTCAGTCGGCGCGACGTGATGGTTGGTGACGACCTGCCCGTCCGCCCGCCAGATGATCCCGCTGCCGCTGCCGCCCCGCGAGCGCACGTGGACGACCGTCGCCTGCACCTGACGGGCGAGCGTCGTTGCTGCATCCGCAATCGTTATGAAGGCCGACATCGTTCTTCTCCCCGAGGGCGGAGCGACAGCCCCCTCCATCCGTGCGCTCACGAGGAGGAGGCGGCGCACCGTCGTCTCACGCCCTACTTCCGTTCTCCGACAGTGACGGTGAGCCGCCGCGGTTCGCCGCCGCGGAGCACCACGACGTCGGTGACTTGACCGACGCGGTCGCCGGAGAGCAAAAGCTGGAGATCCTCGGTGTCGCGAACCGGCTGGCCGGCAAAGCCGACGAGGATGTCGCCGACAAGTATCCCCCCTCGTTCTGCCGGGCCGTCGCGCTCGACGCCGATGATCAGCAGCCCGCTCTCCGGCGCGCCGGCAACCTTGGCCCGAAGGCTCTCCGGCAGCGGGACCGGCTGGCTTGTGATTCCAAGGAAGCCGCGCCGGATCCGCCCGCTTGTTTGCAGCTGGCTGACGACGCGGCGAAGCACCGAAAGCGGAAGTGCCAGCGATCCGCCGAAGTGGGTTGTGCACAGGCCGATTA encodes:
- a CDS encoding response regulator transcription factor, with translation MARVTVIAARPAVRAGLTALLAEEGVEVAGAWPTFESWARDRLAPASDVLLLDPGSTTEIEEGAAVAPLQPIVVLGPVSDEGRLIAALSGRPWGYLPRDASGERLAAAVRAVSNGLVALDPEMASRVVGRAVLSSDDAGDELTPREREVLQLIAMGLSNKAIASRLAISEHTVKFHVASILGRLGATSRTDAVRIGARRGLVVL
- a CDS encoding S1C family serine protease → MSAFITIADAATTLARQVQATVVHVRSRGGSGSGIIWRADGQVVTNHHVAPTDRAEIETADGRRFPAHVEARDPSNDLAILMPDVPLSGLPTAQVGDSTRLRVGQLVIAVGNPFGMKGAVTIGIISQAAPPRPGQRELIRANIVLQPGNSGGPLVDAAGRVIGVNAMVTGPGSGLAVPVHLVCRLVAATTAPRLGIVGRDVELGPLARWAGLEKSSAVILTEVAAGYPADRAGLLPGDIVIGLNGQPITASREMVHVLSTRRPADPVWFRVLRGGQLRDVIISPTAA